One genomic segment of Brassica napus cultivar Da-Ae chromosome A3, Da-Ae, whole genome shotgun sequence includes these proteins:
- the LOC106444109 gene encoding oleosin G, translating into MAETFSSGDAQYLPIYGGGGTTDSNSPYASLLYLLRSHSPTSSELFSYIGLFVSVGTLLFLLGIAVTASAIGFIVFFPLIIISSPIWLPVFVVVGVFLSVAGFLVGTLALGSWTYRYYRGMHPVGSDQMDYARSRIYDTASHVKDYAREYGGYFHGRAKDAAPGA; encoded by the coding sequence ATGGCGGAAACATTTTCAAGCGGCGATGCTCAATATCTCCCCATTTACGGTGGGGGTGGCACCACCGATAGCAACAGCCCATACGCTTCGCTTCTCTACCTTCTCCGATCTCATTCACCAACCTCCTCAGAGCTCTTTAGTTACATCGGTCTCTTCGTCTCTGTTGGAACCCTCCTTTTCCTTCTCGGCATAGCCGTCACCGCATCAGCCATAGGCTTCATAGTGTTTTTTCCGTTAATCATCATCTCGAGCCCGATCTGGCTTCCTGTTTTTGTCGTTGTTGGTGTGTTCTTATCGGTAGCTGGATTTCTTGTTGGAACGTTGGCCTTGGGGTCGTGGACGTACCGTTATTACCGGGGCATGCATCCGGTTGGATCGGATCAGATGGATTATGCACGTAGTCGGATCTATGACACGGCCTCTCACGTCAAAGATTACGCTAGAGAGTATGGTGGATATTTCCATGGTAGGGCTAAAGATGCGGCCCCTGGTGCTTGA
- the LOC106444108 gene encoding early nodulin-like protein 1: MSSSKKITLVVILVSIYMFSCVSSTEFEVGGEDGWMVPQSKTHGDMFNHWASHNRFKVGDTVRFNYTKDSVLVVSEEEYKKCKATKPQLYSNNEDTVFKLDRPGLFYFISGISGHCEKGQKMIIKVMETESSPDSPPPSSSSSSSSPSLPTSTHKKSSAFKTSIQCSSSGFLAIAVLVVSIFGLA; encoded by the exons atgagTTCCTCAAAGAAGATCACTCTCGTTGTCATTCTTGTTTCgatttatatgttttcatgtGTTTCAAGCACTGAGTTTGAAGTCGGAGGAGAAGATGGTTGGATGGTACCACAATCTAAGACTCACGGAGATATGTTTAACCATTGGGCTTCACACAACCGGTTTAAAGTTGGCGACACTGTCC GTTTCAACTACACGAAAGACTCAGTGTTAGTGGTGTCAGAAGAAGAGTATAAGAAATGCAAGGCGACTAAACCTCAACTCTATTCGAACAACGAAGACACGGTTTTTAAACTAGACCGTCCTGGTTTGTTTTACTTCATTAGTGGTATCTCCGGCCACTGTGAAAAGGGTCAGAAGATGATCATTAAAGTCATGGAGACTGAGTCTTCACCAGACTCTCctcctccttcctcttcttcctcgtcttcaTCTCCATCTCTCCCGACTTCAACTCACAAGAAGAGCAGTGCGTTTAAAACCTCAATCCAGTGCAGCAGTTCTGGCTTTCTTGCCATTGCAGTTCTTGTTGTTTCGATTTTTGGTTTGGCTTAG
- the LOC106439550 gene encoding DEAD-box ATP-dependent RNA helicase 51, whose translation MVELEKKSSDEMKKRIRKRNRGKKSELQKTKEEETHLVEENADEIPNKKEKKVKKVKSQEEDKTEEEVEAKEEEELDEEKKMVVVGKGIMTNETFESLELSEQTFEAIKTMGFEHMTQIQAGSIPPLLEGKDVLGAARTGSGKTLAFLIPSVELLFKERFSPRNGTGVIVICPTRELAIQTKNVAEELLKHHSLTVSMVIGGNNRRTEAQRIANGSNLLIATPGRLLDHLQHTKGFIYKHLKCLVIDEADRILEENFEEDMNKILKILPKTRQTALFSATQTSKVQDLARVSLTSPVLVDVDDGRRKVTNEGLEQGYCVVPSEKRLLLLISFLKKNLNKKIMVFFSTCKSVQFHAEIMKLINVESCDIHGGLDQNRRTKTFFDFMKAEKGILLCTDVAARGLDIPSVDWIIQYDPPDKPTEYIHRVGRTARGEGAKGKALLVLIPEELQFIRYLKAAKVPVKELEFNEKKLLNVRSALEKYVANDYNLNKIAKEAYRAYIAAYNSHSLKDIFNVHRLDLQAVALSFCFSSPPKVHLNIESGAGKVRKARNQQGRNGFSPYSPYGKGKSTPKEA comes from the exons ATGGTTGAGCTGGAGAAGAAGTCCAGTGatgagatgaagaagaggataaGAAAGCGTAACCGTGGGAAAAAGAGTGAACTTCAGAAgacgaaagaagaagaaacacacTTGGTAGAGGAGAACGCAGATGAAATCccaaacaagaaagaaaagaaggttAAGAAAGTGAAGTCTCAGGAAGAAGACAAAACCGAGGAAGAGGTGGAagcaaaggaagaagaagaactagatgaagagaagaagatggttgttgttgggAAAGGGATAATGACTAATGAGACTTTTGAATCCTTGGAGTTATCTGAGCAGACTTTTGAAGCTATCAAGACGATGGGCTTTGAGCACATGACTCAA ATTCAAGCTGGGTCTATTCCTCCCCTTTTGGAAGGGAAAGATGTTCTTGGTGCTGCCAGGACTGGTTCCGGTAAAACCCTTGCTTTCCTCATACCGTCTGTGGAGCTGCTCTTTAAAGAGCGTTTCTCTCCTCGTAATGGGACTGGTGTCATCGTTATTTGCCCCACTAGAGAACTTGCTATCCAG aCAAAAAATGTGGCGGAGGAGCTACTGAAGCACCATTCGCTGACGGTCAGCATGGTTATTGGTGGCAATAACAGAAGGACAGAAGCACAACGTATTGCGAATGGTTCTAATTTGCTGATTGCAACTCCTGGGCGTCTTCTTGACCATCTTCAACATACAAAGGGTTTCATATATAAACACCTCAAG TGCCTTGTGATCGATGAAGCTGATAGGATACTGGAAGAAAATTTTGAGGAAGATATGAACAAGATTCTAAAGATTTTACCGAAG ACTAGGCAAACCGCACTATTCTCTGCCACCCAAACCTCCAAG GTTCAAGATCTTGCCCGGGTGTCATTGACGTCTCCTGTTCTTGTTGATGTCGATGATGGTAGACGCAAG GTGACGAATGAAGGATTGGAGCAAGGCTACTGTGTTGTTCCGAGCGAGAAAAGGCTTCTccttctaatctctttcttgaaaaagaacctaaacaagaaaataatggTCTTCTTCTCGACGTGCAAGTCGGTTCAGTTCCACGCCGAGATCATGAAACTCATCAACGTCGAGAGCTGTGACATCCATGGAGGGCTGGATCAGAACCGAAGAACTAAAACCTTTTTCGACTTTATGAAAGCAGAGAAAGGTATCTTGCTGTGTACTGATGTTGCTGCTCGTGGTCTCGACATTCCTTCCGTG GATTGGATTATACAGTATGATCCTCCAGACAAGCCAACG GAGTATATCCATAGGGTTGGTCGAACAGCCCGTGGAGAAGGAGCAAAGGGAAAGGCATTGCTTGTCTTGATCCCTGAAGAGCTTCAGTTTATTCGTTACCTCAAG GCTGCAAAAGTACCTGTGAAAGAGCTTGAGTTCAATGAGAAGAAGCTTTTGAATGTTCGGTCTGCTCTG GAGAAGTATGTTGCCAACGACTATAATCTGAACAAGATAGCCAAGGAAGCGTACCGGGCTTACATCGCAGCATACAACTCGCATTCTTTGAAAGACATCTTCAATGTTCACCGACTTGATCTTCAG GCGGTTGCTCTATCGTTCTGCTTCTCTTCGCCGCCAAAAGTGCATCTGAACATAGAAAGCGGAGCTGGTAAGGTGAGGAAGGCGAGGAATCAGCAAGGCCGCAATGGCTTCTCTCCTTACAGTCCCTATGGCAAAGGCAAGTCCACACCTAAAGAGGCATGA
- the LOC106439549 gene encoding protein S-acyltransferase 11-like — MEESSQGSFVTTINEEYETICWGCGLNLVLPSYAPVFKCGWCGAITNQNPVRLETRNFGLRRFRDRCFVVILAVFMLFVICGGIWAAFPVVFSISLACGIFHSVAAVSLAISTLSTFILVAFKCAGKPIDIVYGTHPGVGSGALNNYTFCHHCSKPKSPRTHHCRTCGMCVLDMDHHCPFIGNCVGAGNHKNFIAFLISAVISTIYAAVMCVYTLIHILPPLENQAAYASDMAHANSLSVLRVVKNITLAYIANAIFVSVRGLVLVYLFVASFSVAIGLSVLLWQQLSYIYEGKTYLSHLSSQGSEEDGEKSCGNLLKFFGCPPLIERYLPTIRNLRKRHKT, encoded by the exons ATGGAAGAATCTTCCCAG GGTAGTTTTGTTACGACCATAAACGAAGAGTATGAAACAATTTGCTGGGGCTGTGGACTAAACCTTGTTCTTCCCTCATACGCACCTGTTTTTAAGTGTGGCTGGTGTGGTGCAATCACCAATCAGAATCCAGTCAGACTTGAAACCAGAAACTTCGGGTTGAGACGTTTCCGCGACCGGTGTTTTGTTGTTATTCTTGCTGTCTTTATGCTCTTTGTCATAT GTGGTGGGATTTGGGCAGCCTTTCCGGTCGTGTTTTCGATCAGCTTGGCTTGTGGGATTTTCCATTCCGTTGCAGCAGTGTCTCTGGCGATATCAACACTATCAACATTCATCCTTGTTGCTTTTAAGTGCGCCGGGAAACCAATAGATATTGTTTATGGAACCCACCCTGGAGTAGGGAGCGGCGCACTTAACAACTACACCTTTTGTCACCACTGCTCCAAACCAAAGTCGCCTAGAACCCATCACTGTCGCACCTGTGGCATGTGTGTCCTCGACATGGATCATCACTGCCCCTTT ATTGGTAACTGTGTTGGTGCGGGCAATCACAAAAACTTCATCGCCTTCCTTATCTCAGCGGTCATAAGCACAATCTACGCTGCGGTTATGTGTGTATACACCTTGATTCATATCCTGCCACCTCTGGAAAACCAAGCAGCGTATGCATCCGACATGGCACATGCTAATAGTTTGTCTGTTCTGAGAGTGGTGAAGAACATCACGCTTGCTTACATAGCCAACGCTATCTTCGTCTCTGTACGAGGCCTTGTTCTAGTATACCTCTTTGTGGCGAGTTTTTCAGTGGCGATTGGGCTGAGTGTTTTGCTGTGGCAACAGCTTAGCTATATCTATGAAGGCAAGACTTACTTGAGCCATTTGAGTTCTCAGGGAAGCGAGGAAGATGGTGAAAAGAGCTGTGGGaatcttttaaagttttttggATGTCCGCCTTTGATTGAAAGGTACTTGCCGACTATAAGGAACTTGAGGAAGAGACATAAGACATGA
- the LOC106439547 gene encoding uridylate kinase-like, whose amino-acid sequence MSIPLPLTSYSPISTSSSSISRTSFVPLTLRHRNLFSDQNASRRVFITCSSSLSSNNGSTPEPMNGSGLNGQSSFPGMPSFDGASNPPLKWRRVLLKVSGEALAGDEQQNIDPKVTMSIAREVAAVTRLGIEVAIVVGGGNIFRGSTWAGCSGLDRSSADYIGMMATVMNAIFLQATMESIGIPTRVQTAFRMSEVAEPYIRRRAIRHLEKGRVVIFAAGTGNPFFTTDTAAALRCAEINAEVVLKATNVDGVFDDDPKRNPNARLHESLTYQEVTSKDLSVMDMTAITLCQENNIPVVVFNLSEPGNIAKAIKGERVGTLIGGTWNSIVTAT is encoded by the exons ATGTCGATTCCCTTGCCCCTCACTTCTTACTCGCCAAtctcaacttcttcttcttctatttccCGAACCTCTTTCGTCCCTCTCACCCTTCGCCATCGTAATCTCTTCTCCGATCAAAATGCCAGCAGGCGTGTATTTATCACCTGCTCTTCTTCTTTGTCCTCCAACAATGGCTCAACTCCAGAGCCCATGAATGGGAG TGGGTTAAACGGCCAGTCATCGTTTCCTGGAATGCCTTCGTTCGATGGAGCATCTAACCCACCACTTAAATGGAGAAGGGTTTTGCTTAAAGTCAGTGGTGAAGCTCTTGCTGGAGACGAGCAACAGAATATTGACCCAAAG GTTACTATGTCCATTGCGAGAGAAGTTGCAGCAGTGACTCGGCTTGGCATTGAG GTTGCGATTGTTGTTGGAGGAGGAAACATCTTTCGTGGATCCACCTGGGCTGGCTGCAGTGGCCTTGATCGCTCCTCTGCTGATTACATCGG GATGATGGCAACTGTGATGAATGCAATATTTCTCCAAGCGACAATGGAGAGCATCGGCATCCCAACACGTGTTCAAACCGCTTTCCGAATGTCTGAAGTCGCAGAGCCTTACATTAGAAGACGAGCAATTAGACATCTAGAGAAAGGCAGGGTTGTGATATTCGCAGCCGGAACAGGCAACCCGTTCTTCACAACTGATACTGCAGCAGCTCTTCGCTGTGCTGAGa TTAACGCAGAAGTAGTACTAAAAGCAACGAACGTTGATGGAGTCTTTGACGATGATCCTAAAAGAAACCCAAACGCTCGCCTCCACGAATCACTAACGTACCAAGAAGTAACCTCAAAGGATCTCTCTGTGATGGATATGACTGCTATCACTTTATgccaagaaaacaacatcccaG TTGTGGTTTTCAATCTGTCTGAGCCTGGAAACATTGCGAAAGCAATCAAAGGAGAAAGAGTTGGCACATTGATTGGAGGAACTTGGAACTCTATTGTTACTGCCACATGA
- the LOC106439548 gene encoding protein MKS1-like, whose protein sequence is MDPWEHFAGGNPSDQQTPKRQLQICGPRPSPLSVNKDSHKIKKPPRHPAPPPQHHRDQAQPYAPREPVVIYAVSPKVVHTTTSDFMNVVQRLTGISSEVFLESRNDGDVSPAARLAATENASPRGGKEPVEISTAMEEAAELSGYAPGILSPSPAMLPTVPAGIFSPMFHLGGLFSPALPPGLFSPAGLMSPGYASLAASASPTFADFFSHIWDP, encoded by the coding sequence ATGGATCCGTGGGAGCACTTCGCCGGCGGTAATCCTTCCGATCAACAGACTCCAAAACGTCAGCTTCAGATCTGTGGCCCTCGTCCTTCACCTCTAAGCGTCAACAAAGACTCTCACAAAATCAAGAAACCTCCCAGGCACCCTGCTCCACCTCCTCAGCATCACCGCGACCAAGCTCAACCGTACGCTCCTCGAGAGCCGGTGGTTATCTACGCCGTCTCGCCGAAAGTCGTGCACACCACAACCTCCGATTTCATGAACGTCGTCCAGCGTCTCACCGGGATCTCCTCCGAGGTCTTCCTCGAATCAAGAAACGACGGAGATGTGTCACCGGCGGCGAGACTGGCCGCGACGGAGAATGCTAGCCCGAGAGGAGGAAAGGAACCGGTGGAAATCTCGACGGCTATGGAAGAAGCAGCTGAGTTAAGTGGCTATGCGCCGGGAATACTCTCGCCGTCTCCGGCTATGTTACCGACCGTTCCTGCCGGAATTTTCTCTCCGATGTTTCACCTAGGTGGGTTGTTCTCGCCGGCGTTACCGCCGGGATTATTTTCGCCGGCAGGATTAATGAGCCCTGGTTATGCTAGTTTGGCAGCGTCTGCGTCACCAACTTTTGCTGATTTCTTCAGTCACATTTGGGATCCTTAG
- the LOC106444107 gene encoding U-box domain-containing protein 29-like: MGRDETETYITVPSLFRCPISLDVMRSPVSLCTGVTYDRASIQRWLDGGNNTCPATMQILRTKDFVPNLTLQRLIKAWSDSVGRRAGVSPPRGILTVEEVTESLRRLSLEKDDEIRLENLSRIVRFAKDSEANREFLWKRKDFAPMLVHIIAAVDGGTRATAKIKLGLLAIMILDTIIKGGKERDRERLSKLMLTDVGGCLTALLLAIRRGNLETKIESVRVLEMISFDQKSKEIISEREGIVPELIKSISSETDPSLMEASLSFLITISASKRVRSKLVAEKTITKIKDILLTETTSVAVTEKSLKLLETLSSNREGRSEICGGDGWRCLEGVVRKLLKVSATATEHAVTILWCLCYVFREDKRAKETVVRCNGVTKLLVVIQSSCSPVVRQMAKDLIKVLKVNTSASVLSAYETNTTHITPF; this comes from the coding sequence ATGGGGAGAGATGAAACAGAGACGTACATTACGGTGCCTAGCTTGTTCCGGTGTCCTATATCTCTCGACGTGATGAGATCTCCCGTTAGTCTCTGCACGGGCGTTACCTACGACCGTGCAAGTATCCAGAGGTGGCTCGACGGTGGCAACAACACGTGTCCCGCCACTATGCAGattctccggacaaaagatttCGTCCCTAACCTCACTCTTCAACGGCTTATCAAAGCCTGGTCCGATTCCGTCGGCCGCCGCGCCGGTGTCTCTCCGCCTCGAGGGATTTTAACGGTGGAGGAAGTGACTGAGTCGTTGAGGAGGCTGTCTCTCGAGAAAGACGACGAGATACGTCTGGAGAATCTCTCGAGAATCGTTCGGTTCGCGAAAGACTCTGAGGCGAACAGAGAGTTTCTCTGGAAGAGAAAGGATTTCGCGCCAATGCTGGTCCACATCATCGCCGCCGTGGACGGCGGCACGCGCGCCACGGCGAAGATCAAGCTAGGCCTTCTGGCTATTATGATTTTGGATACTATCATCAAGGGAGGGAAGGAGAGAGATCGTGAACGTTTATCGAAGCTGATGTTAACGGACGTTGGCGGTTGCTTAACGGCGCTTCTCCTAGCGATTCGGCGCGGGAATCTGGAGACGAAAATCGAGTCCGTTAGGGTCTTGGAGATGATCTCGTTTGACCAGAAGTCGAAAGAGATCATCTCAGAACGTGAGGGGATCGTACCGGAGCTGATCAAATCAATCAGCTCCGAGACGGATCCTTCCTTGATGGAAGCGAGTTTATCATTTTTAATCACGATCTCAGCCTCGAAACGAGTGAGATCGAAGCTAGTAGCTGAGAAAACGATCACGAAGATCAAAGACATTCTCCTCACGGAGACAACGAGCGTCGCCGTGACGGAGAAGTCGCTGAAACTGTTGGAGACACTGTCGTCAAACCGAGAAGGTAGGTCGGAGATTTGCGGCGGAGACGGATGGAGGTGCCTGGAAGGAGTGGTGAGGAAGCTGTTGAAAGTTTCGGCGACTGCGACGGAGCACGCCGTGACGATTTTGTGGTGTTTGTGCTACGTGTTCAGGGAGGATAAGAGGGCGAAGGAGACGGTGGTGAGATGTAACGGCGTGACGAAGCTTTTAGTGGTGATTCAGAGCAGCTGCTCGCCGGTGGTGAGACAGATGGCGAAGGATTTGATAAAGGTTTTGAAGGTGAATACATCTGCTTCTGTTTTGTCTGCTTACGAGACGAACACCACTCATATTACGccgttttga
- the LOC111214642 gene encoding protein IDA-LIKE 4-like, translating into MVPTYPHYWRKRSSVNPQALLPLMIICFFFILHCDASRASSPSSVFYRNPNNDHNKHTMKRGHFLGFLPRHFPVPASGPSRKHNDIGLQALLSP; encoded by the coding sequence ATGGTTCCTACATATCCACATTATTGGAGAAAAAGATCATCAGTAAACCCGCAAGCTCTTCTTCCTCTGATGAtcatctgcttcttcttcattctccaCTGCGACGCTTCGAGAGCCTCGTCGCCATCAAGCGTTTTCTATAGAAATCCCAATAATGATCACAACAAACACACTATGAAAAGAGGCCATTTCTTAGGGTTCTTGCCAAGACACTTCCCTGTTCCAGCTTCTGGTCCTTCACGAAAACACAACGACATTGGTCTACAAGCCTTGTTGTCTCCATGA